The Rhopalosiphum maidis isolate BTI-1 chromosome 2, ASM367621v3, whole genome shotgun sequence genome segment tatttttattgatagatATTATGcattgatgtataataatgataagtacactttcaattattaaaattaaaaataataatgtatctataaactataaaccgTAGTCCATTCGCGTTTTctgtcaaataaaattataccatcGGTTACTAGCGTCAAATATTTAGGTCGAATCTTTGACCAACGACTAACTGagcataaaaaaacaaaaatttctcTAACTAAACTTTAGACGAAATAAGTCTATACATTGACTATATCCACTTATAGGTAAACATTCAAGACTTTAcctgaatattaaattgttgctTTACAAAACCCTCCTGAAGCCTATTTGGGCCTATGGTATTCAATTATATGGGTATCGGCAAAATAATCCAACGTTTcaatccatattattattttgtgtaattacTAACGCGTCCTTGTATGTATagaaggttaggttaggattATTTTAGAACACAAAACACTTTCGTGGAAGTGGCCACATCCGTTATCCGTCATCCACTTAAAAGTGTTTCCGTTCTCACCTTAACATATAATTACCAGAATCTACTTATACTAATgcattaaactaaataaaaattcctaCAAATTCGCCGCAAAGACTTAATAGAGACACCAACGTCCAATATCACAATTTGGTTTACCTATAATCATAAGCGGAAATTTGGTGAAATTACTGGGGGGAGGCTGAGCAATATGTGCTCATTACACCTCTATAATGCTAAGATCTGCTTGTACgtgtactttaaaatttcGGGGGGGGGGCTTGAGTCCCCTCAAGCATTTTTTTCTACGCTCTTAATATAGGTATGagcatattatgtaggtactaatgtacctattatatatagttactataggtataaagtataatatattccaataaatgttaaaaaaaacctataatatctgaatataattatattaattaataacaataatataatagaaggatgtaaaaagaataataaaatgttaaaaatataaaatcaagataatatagttaggttaggttctggataatataataaattatatattattatattatattatatatttattatattatccgtGGGTTAggtgatattatgataactgATAATCCACCAGATGATTACAAAAATCGTACAAGTGCCTCCaggtttatagattataatccATAAACGTTGCAAGTGCCGaattttactgtataattGATCTGTTatcgtgttatattataactattataaataataattagataactCAATTACTGGACCGATGAGTGATGAGTaatgaatattgattattgacaGTTCTGACGTTTATATAAGTTACTCGGCttacataacttaaaattataatactgttgTAATCAATACACATCctagtttttacatttatagtattatatccaACACTAAATAACCTATTTcttctgtatttttattttaaaagtatttttttgattatcagTTAATTACATATTCTAATATGGCATCGAATTTGGTAAAAATGGCGAAGTTTAATAATGGTCAACTATATCCAATCTTAGGTTTGGGAACTTGgcaggtaatatatatttatgtaaatctacttttttaattattactgctTAGTGctacattgttttaaaaatactgtttcatagttttattttttattttcaagaagTAGGTTTATTAACAAtctgtattttaaaagtatacaataagcaaatgaaataataataattcaagtatAAGAGTAGACAGTAGCGCCAAACTCATATGTCATGTGAAGCTATTGCTTCACTTCTTAAACGGGTTGGTGGGTATAGGTAGGTTCTCAGCGTTAATAAGATAACAAAGTTAAATACAGtgttacatatgtatattataattgttgtgaAGTTAGAAATCTATACCTGTatgtgtttgtatattatattagatggTTGAAAAGTTTGGGTGGGTAAGTGggacaaaaattttaaatttcacttCATTAAAAAGTTTGAGTTTGACACTACTGTAAGTAAGACAGGAGAGAGAAAAACACCCATTGGTGTCATCCCGGAAAATGTTTcatagttataagttataacttataagtaacactacataaaatgttcatttttctAGGCATCAACAGTCATTGATGATTCTCAACACACTGTGTTCATTAACGCTATAAAAAGTGCAATTGACATAGGATATCGTCATTTTGACTGTGCTGCCATTTATAACAACGAAAAGCTTTTGGGAAAggctataaatgataaaattttagaaGGTGTTGTTAAAAGAGATGAACTATTTATTACTAGTAAGGTATGTTGTGTtgcaatatatttgtataaatgataattattttgatgtgaATTAATcaatgtcttaaaaaaaattttaaatttttttaaattaaatactaatcttagctaatatacttaaatacttagtaaaattgttaacataaaattaaagattatattttgaaagcactcaatacatttattccaTAGCTGTAAGAAACAATTATTTGGTTGTAAatctttttatgaaaaaaatatatataattccaaTAAAATGATCATCACATACAaagcacaaaaataaatatattattagtaaattgaaaaattttgaaataatacttaaaaataatcaatttgtaatccttagatattatttaattatgtgtttaatttgtttagcTTTGGAATGATAAGCATAGATCAGAACTTGTTGAAGAAGCATTGAAGAATACTTTGAATGATTTATGTTTGAGTTATGTAGATTTATATCTTATTCATTGGCCTTTTGGAACTAgtgtaagtaatattttaaaatatgtatacacttaaaataacaatctgcttacctataatattattatgttttattttataggaagATCCTAATGCTACTGACAGTGAAGGACGATTATTGGGCTCTGGTATCTCTTATTTAGAAACTTGGAAAGCTATGGAAGAATGTGTTCAAAAAGGTCTTACAAAATCGATTGGAGtgtcaaatttcaatattagacagttaaaagatattttagaaatagctACTATTAAACCAGTTGTTAATCAGGTAAACTAGTGTtaatacatgaatatattttgtttcaattttgattGAAATTCTATGATTCAGTTTGAGACACTTTACatcgattataattttttataataattatttaaatcaatggaTATAcactatttactttatttaatccataaatatttatcatgtttACGAATgtacaagttttaaattaataatattattgtaaacaattgtaaatttttttgttattttaggtCGAATGTCATCCttatttaacacaaaataaactGAAAGAATTTTGTGAAAGTAATGGTATACTACTAACTGGTTATGCACCATTAGGATCAGCAAAAAGGTCATGGGCAGGACCAGAAGAAGATGCTATTTTAGACGAACCTATAGTAAAACAATTagctgataaatataaaaaaactaatgctcaaatattaataaagttccaagtaataatattgtattagatacttattttaatttgtttctaacttttattgaattaaaaaaaatagatacaaaGAGGTGTTATAGTCATACCAAAATCATCTAATCCAAAGAGACAGAAAGAAAATTTTGATGTCTGGGGTTTTGAGTTAACTTCACAAGATATAGACTTGCTTGAATCCTTGAATAAAAATGCtcgttattttgaatttaatacgtaagttgaaaatattattattatacattcttaaacacaatatataaaaaatgtattgatctttttttttttttagtgcaaAACATTTGAAAGATTACTCGTTCTTTGATGAAGCCTAATTTGGATATTTggagattaaaatttaaaatctagcgaaaattaatattacggcgcttataaatatattaaaaatacaatattaattaatttactttattaaaccataatgtttaatttattagtacaaTAGTACACActtgttttgtaaaatatatttatttggtacttatttttctttctttaaaTTGACATTTTACTAACAGGTCTTGTTttctattcataaattaataaaaattacctaaattgatatatttatttgttactttgtaaattaaatactaagcATGTAATGATAGGTTCTCTGAGATCCGTCTTCTgtttaaaccaaaataaaattattaccattatagAAAACACTTATTAAATGAAGTAAGTGGTAATGGTATCATAAGcgatcaattataatttttgcaacctatatgtaatatgtagttCATTGGTGtcataagttaattaaaaagaacACAAACAAATATGAACAAATCAttagcaaaaatattattactactataaccataataattaatcacaaaaaattgttttgtattatttagaaaatcattgataattaaatattttaacgtctGCAAAGATTTAACTATCTGTTCTAGCAACTTCCTTTTAAGCTAAGAAGATACATagcatatttttgtttcttaaaatattatacacttttaatatatattttgtataaggtCCAGTTTATGAGTTGATTTAGCCATAGGTGCTCaaagtttttatcattttttttatactgtataaataaatttgttagcaattttaattttttttaaatgttgattaactttttttacttCTTGAAATTCATTTACCTAGGTTcccaattgttttttatttattaaattgattattttttttattcatttgtcTGGAGATTAGCATTTACCTTCATCCTGGGATAAGCACTTAATAACCCTTCATTAATAAACAAAgtgattttttgaatttaaaaatctaattagacttaaaagttaataacaatataatatttgatataaaatatatatactcactattataactaattaaatatacattttttttactttatttttaaaatatattatatacaatgagTGTTATAATAAGCAtttctgttaaaataaaagaataatatatgacaTGGACATACATGAAAAAACAGCCACTCAATGGCGacactataattaaaatattaataatataataaatgcaacatttttgtaataatccaTTCaacctattatacctatattattaataggaaaataaatcactttaataacgttaaaaatatatcattagaaATACTTGTAGtcatataatatgctaatacTGATCATCTTCACtcataattgtttttcgtatgcaatgaatttctattaaatttaagtttaatacataattacattacAGCGACTAACTCAATGTCTACAGTATGACAGAGTGGTTACCTATTTTGAGTACTTATTTcctcttttttttaaactaatattaatgcatcataatattgtatacttcatGCCTTCATCCTTCTATGTAATGTTTCTATAATGTACTACACTACGTTGTTTCAATGCTGAAAACTACAAGCTTTCAGGTGGTTACCTGCATCATATTttatccatattataatagtccaGTGATTATACACTGATTCATTCCACTCAGAGTCTAGAAgcgtcatattatacaaaaaaatttttttgtttaggaGCCTAGGGGTTATCACCATGACCGTATACTCTGCACCCTGGCATCGCCTATGTAGATAAATTAACTAACtagtttataaataggtacgtacatacatttatgaacttatattatcaaatttcatttttgttttatataataaattataatgttgattCAGTTGAatcatttaagaaaaaaaatagttgttaaatatttaaatatatagtcttGGCACCATGGGGCATAGGTGCAATTTGAGTTTTGAATTTGGGggaactattaaaatttgcaCGTATGTACTGTGCATATACTCCCTGAAATATATAAAGGTGTAAGGGGATATATACAAATCATTTGGGGGGGGGGCTTAGCCTCCCCCAAGTTCCACTCAAATTACGCTTATGCttagaacaatttttattttggaataaCTTTAATGTATTTCTGTAGATAAAGTGTGGTCCTATCACAGAAtcctatgattttatttagtttgatattattataatcaaattatctattaaGTTAGTATCAAcataatgcaaaataaattaaattaatttattctataatgcAACTGTAGAGTGTAGACCATagataaaaagtatttgatcAGTCACTGTCTCATTGATCATCAGTGAATACAAAGGTTTTAAAGCAGTgccttattatttaacttgttaGTTAATTAGTTGTAATTGTAGAGTAAGTTATTCACATTAATCaccattatataaatttattcattaaggTATTTAGCCTATATGgtgatcatatttaaatttaaataataatttttgatttatatccCATTTTTAGCGTTCATTTCTTGCGTTTgagtgatttttatataataatatgtcgtcGTCTTCGTTAGTGAAAAtggtaaaattcaataatggtCAACAGTATCCAATCTTAGGGTTGGGAACTTGGCaggtaatttaaaacacttaaaccatttatattatcatttttttttattgtcttcattttgttttgtttaattaagaatcaagtatttacatttttgtatgtatctgtttgaaaatattttttacgttcattgtacctatattttatatacagtacctatacttattgtaaacattattactttttagacCAAACCTAAAATAAACGAATCGGAACAGATCGAGATTTACAATGCAGTAAAAAGTGCAATTGATATAGGATATCGTCATTTTGATTGTGCAGCCTTTTACAACAATGAAAATTCCATAGGAAAGGCTATTGCTGAAAAAATCAAAGAAGGAGTCGTAAAAAGAgaagaattatatattactagtaAAGTATGCACCATTGTacctttaaacaatattatgatattgttaatacttaatttattatttaattctaaatcaTAGTATCTTTgattcaacatttaaaatattttatttatcattttttccaATTAATGAAAACCACAATAACTAAAACTCTTTTAGGTACtaaataccaaaattaaaaatcattatatatattctgaTTATATACATCCTGTAGAATATGATATCAAGAACGAAAAAAGTTATTTCAGTCACAACCAATAcaagaatgtttttttttatatattttatataacattataaataaagagcaatgcattttttttttatcataataatagtttctTTGTatctagaaaatataatttatacagtaaacatattaatatattacatcattACATTTACAATTACTCTATATTGCTactgttgtaaaaaaaaaaaaaaccaagaaataattgaatcattacattactgataattttttcatcttatgatttaataatagggtaattaattgataattgtaatatttttctagatGCCATAGTTTAGGTCTTAATGACAATGACAATTGATATGTTATTAGCATTGGCGGAACTACAGCTTTGGCCATCTGGGCCATGGCCCAGTCTAATTGGCTccgtattaatgtatatatttgctaagaacatattattttaaatgtaataaaataaattacttatgttatacacttgtattataataaaaaaacattgatgtTCCCTATCGCCCTCCACCCTTTACTGTGGATATGATAGGTGCAAAATGACTCTCACGAGTGGCCCAGTCTAATGAAAATGTCTAGTTCCCCCTATGGTTATTAGATATGTATAGTGcagattattgttttatcttcTATGTGAACCTTCctcttaatagtatttttttatataaattgatataatttttttaaatttatattttggttaCCACTTTTAGTGGTATGCCAAAGTAGGTTTTCTTGGCAGTTGCCACAAGACCATTATGTGTGAGTGAATTGGTATGTACCGGCAATGGATTTAGtgtgatgaaaaaatattaattcaaagcTGTGGCTATATAGGTGGTCAAATGGTAATTTGCCTCAGGTCTGAAATTTGTTTAGCACATTACCAATcacctaaatttatatttttttcttttacacaaatatttttgttaagttattatgtataatttaatatattaaattaatgtatccaaattgttatttgtttagcTATggaataatatgcataaaccTGAAGAAGTAGAAATTGCATTGAAGAATAGTTTGAATTTACTAGGTTTAGATTACCTAGATTTATACCTTATTCATTGGCCAGTGTCAACTActgtaaatcaattatttttaattattgtctatcttttaaatttaaattaatttcttttattattttaggaatATCCAACTGCTACAGACAGTGAAGGGCGGTATATTGGTACtgatgattcttatttagacACATGGAAGGCTATGGAACAATGTGCTAAATTAGGACTCACAAAATCAATaggaatttcaaattttaatattaaacaagtgaaagatattttagaaatagcaACAATAAAACCGGTTATTAATcaggtacctacttaatagTTACTGGACAAATCATgacatttgaaaattgtttttaactcaTCACAGTGtaccaacattttcaaaagtgtttaacaatattattgttaataaatcacGCATTGTCACTGTATccaccattattatattttgagataTCATGTTGctctattgattttaataacttagcatttaaaacatttcagttatttttatttacctaaaataatagttagaaa includes the following:
- the LOC113552576 gene encoding uncharacterized protein LOC113552576, producing MASNLVKMAKFNNGQLYPILGLGTWQASTVIDDSQHTVFINAIKSAIDIGYRHFDCAAIYNNEKLLGKAINDKILEGVVKRDELFITSKLWNDKHRSELVEEALKNTLNDLCLSYVDLYLIHWPFGTSEDPNATDSEGRLLGSGISYLETWKAMEECVQKGLTKSIGVSNFNIRQLKDILEIATIKPVVNQVECHPYLTQNKLKEFCESNGILLTGYAPLGSAKRSWAGPEEDAILDEPIVKQLADKYKKTNAQILIKFQIQRGVIVIPKSSNPKRQKENFDVWGFELTSQDIDLLESLNKNARYFEFNTMSSSSLVKMVKFNNGQQYPILGLGTWQTKPKINESEQIEIYNAVKSAIDIGYRHFDCAAFYNNENSIGKAIAEKIKEGVVKREELYITSKLWNNMHKPEEVEIALKNSLNLLGLDYLDLYLIHWPVSTTEYPTATDSEGRYIGTDDSYLDTWKAMEQCAKLGLTKSIGISNFNIKQVKDILEIATIKPVINQIENHPYLTQNKLKEVCESNGILLTAYGPLGSPYRGASSKGLILLDEPIVKQIANKYKKTNAQILLRFQVQRGIVVIPKSSNLERQKENFDIWDFEMSKEDMDLLESLNQNLRYVILKPGMHLKDYPFNEEP